The Balneolaceae bacterium sequence GATATTAATGGTACGATCTTTATAGCTGCATTCGGAACCGGTATTGGTACAGCCATTTTTCACAATCATCAGTTAGTGCCAAATACAGAATTGGGTCATATTCCCCTACATGGAATGGATGCTGAAGATTATGCAGCAAATTCAATTCGTGAAAAATATAATTTAAGCTGGGAAGAGTGGGGAGGTCGAGTCAATGAATATCTTCAGTTAATTGTAGCTCTGTTTTGGCCCGATATAATCATAGTGGGGGGAGGGGTAAGCAAAAGCTTTCATGAATTTAAACCTTACCTCGATGTAGATTCCAAAATAGTTCCGGCTCAAAGTCGTAATCATGCGGGTATTATTGGTGCTGCACTTGCTGCCTCGGTAAAACAGGAGATATAGGTATATTTTTAATAAAAAAGCCCCGCTAACCAAAACAAAGCGGGGCTGTGATATCTCTTGATTTGTTTTCTGCTATTAATTAGTCGCTCCTTAAGAACTCGGATTTAGGGAGATTGAAGGTGTAAAAAGCCACTGAAAGCCCCATCGAAACAAGGCTTTTTTTATTTTTTTACGCGTTTGCTCCATCCATTTTTTCAAATTCCATCCCGTCGCTGCCAGCAGAGCATTCTTATAGGGGGAGTCTTTGCCGTGCAGATAGTTCTGTTCCATACGATGATCACTCTTCAGGTGTCCGATAATTGGTTCGATCCCGGCTCGCTTGCGAAATCTGCGTCGCATCCGCCGTTTATGGTTCTCATCGGTTGATTTACCCGGCGGGTCCGGGGTGGTAACAATGACTGGATCGATGGTCTTTGCCCCTCGGCCTCCCCGGTCAAAAATGACCTCGGCAGGTTTTTCCAACTCCAGTCGATCCATGGTCTCCAGCAGCGGGGCAATGGTTTTCGAATCGTTCGGATTGCCTTCGTAGGCCGCCACCGACAAGACAAGTCGGCGAGTCGGGTGGACAATGATCCCTACTTTGTTGCCAAATTCGTATTTTTTGTGAGCTTTGCCCTTGGCGATACAAGCAGTGAAGGGTTTATGCAGACTGTAAATCTTGTCTTTATCCGTGCGCTGTTGGGTAATCGCCTGCCAGCCCACCTCCATAAACTCCTGATAGTCCTGCTGGTAGTCCTCGGGCAGGTTCCGCTCCAGCTCCCGAAGCAATCGCCCTGCAATCGTCCGCAACTTCCGGCGGGCTTTTTTGGCCTTTTTGGCCCGCCGGGGATGATGACCAAAGTAGGCCTCCCGCAACAACTGCTTGCTCACCCGCACGTAGGACTGGCGTTGGGGCAGCCCCTCCTCGTTGACAATACGGTTGCACCCGTCAATCACTTTTTTGGCCAATTTGGCGTCGGTAGGAAAGGTGGTGTTGTTTTCCTGTACGGTTGTATCGGAAGTGGCGATGGTACACCGGGCAGATTTTCCGTGAAGCTGAACCGAATGGGCAAAAATCAACTCCAGCCCTCCGGTGCCTATCCGCCCCCGAAAGTGAACCAAATCACTCGGATCACAGGGGAAACGATGCTGGAAATGGGCCTTCCCGCAGAAATACTGCATGTAGGGATTCATCACCCAGGCATCCGCCAGCGTTTCGTCACCGAGATTGTAGAGTCGTTTTAATATCAAAAATCCTACCATCTGCCGGATCGGTTCGGCCTTCTGGCCGGTGTCGGAATACAAACAGGCAAATTGTTCCTCGAACAGATTCCAGTCAATTTTATGGGCAAGTCGTACCAGATCGTGATCCATGTCGATGAAGTCCCGTAGCAGTGGCAGAAAGACATCGCGTTGGTTTTGGCAAGGGGAAGTTCCTATCATAAATTGCAAGGTTTTTGAAGGAAAATGCAGGTTTTCTTGCAAAACAAGATACGTATTTTTAATAATATATCCTATTTAAACCATTATTTATCAGTAACTTATAACAGTTCTTAAGGAGCGACTAATTATTCGTCCCCGCCAGAATGGCTCATCTCTTCATTGAGTCTCATAATATACATCCAGGAATTTTCTACAGAGTTTCTGTAATCTTCCAGGAGTTTGTCGCGAGTGTCTTCTCCTTCTTGTTCAGCTACAATGGCCCATGCACTTTCATAAGGATCATCCAATGCTTCCATGTTTTCATACGGAAATACATTCATATAGTGAAAACCATCCGGCCCACCGCCGTGTGATTCATACCATAAAGACCGTTTGCTGCCTTCTGCTTCTTCAATAATTTCCATCACTTCGGAGGCCAGTGAATTGAATAATCCCCAGTTGTTTACCCGAAAGAAGGCAACTTCCACAACCGTATTTTGTGATTCACCGGGAGTCATGCTCCATTCCGGTTTGGTCCAGGAGAAGTGATCTTCATAGCTTTCAACTGCCGGGTAGATCAGTTCTGCCGCTTGCCGGTAACATGCTTGGCCTGCCGGATCTTCAGCGGTGAATTCAGCCCAACTTGCAGAGTATGATGTCAGGTAGTAAACCGTACCCTCCCCGTTCATTCGATTCCACATATTCCAGGTCCATTCCCCATCATTTTCCAGGTAGCAAGATTTCCATGCTTTTACTCCTTCCTGGAAGGCTAAATTTTCACCTAATTTCACATGGAATTCAGTTATGCTCAACAGCATCGGTTTATTTTCAGAATCGTCCTGTGCCTGTAAATTTGTACCCATTCCCACAAACAGAAATGCACACATCACAAATTGAATTGCCCATTTACCAATCTTTAGTCTGATCATAATATCTATAGTTTTTTATTAGCCTACTCTTTAGAGATGGATTTTCGGCTTCGTCCAATTTTACTTACGTGAAGATGGGATTGGGACAGGGAAAAGTCTTGTACTTTTAGCAGAAATGTTTGGATTTTTTTAAGAGAAAGGTTTTAGGTGT is a genomic window containing:
- a CDS encoding IS5 family transposase, with the translated sequence MQENLHFPSKTLQFMIGTSPCQNQRDVFLPLLRDFIDMDHDLVRLAHKIDWNLFEEQFACLYSDTGQKAEPIRQMVGFLILKRLYNLGDETLADAWVMNPYMQYFCGKAHFQHRFPCDPSDLVHFRGRIGTGGLELIFAHSVQLHGKSARCTIATSDTTVQENNTTFPTDAKLAKKVIDGCNRIVNEEGLPQRQSYVRVSKQLLREAYFGHHPRRAKKAKKARRKLRTIAGRLLRELERNLPEDYQQDYQEFMEVGWQAITQQRTDKDKIYSLHKPFTACIAKGKAHKKYEFGNKVGIIVHPTRRLVLSVAAYEGNPNDSKTIAPLLETMDRLELEKPAEVIFDRGGRGAKTIDPVIVTTPDPPGKSTDENHKRRMRRRFRKRAGIEPIIGHLKSDHRMEQNYLHGKDSPYKNALLAATGWNLKKWMEQTRKKIKKALFRWGFQWLFTPSISLNPSS
- a CDS encoding ROK family protein produces the protein MEILGIDVGGTGIKGAIVDVERGKLITERYRLLTPKPATLPAVIETFEAIISHFDWNGPVGCGFPAAVKDEIVKTASKIDDSWIGINASAQIEKETGCPTHLVNDADAAGYAEIEFGAGKDINGTIFIAAFGTGIGTAIFHNHQLVPNTELGHIPLHGMDAEDYAANSIREKYNLSWEEWGGRVNEYLQLIVALFWPDIIIVGGGVSKSFHEFKPYLDVDSKIVPAQSRNHAGIIGAALAASVKQEI